One genomic segment of Gemmatimonadota bacterium includes these proteins:
- a CDS encoding glycosyltransferase family 2 protein, giving the protein MSTGDARPSRDFSVIVPAHQAALLLPDTLDALSRSSLPRVRWELLVVDDASTDDTARVAARWADAVITLDGPPRGPGGARNAAAARASGTWLVFIDADVRVHPDTLERIATVVTEDPALVGVFGSYDDAPAEQGLLSEYRNLLHRYVHLRGAGDAETFWAGCGAIRRDAFEAVDGFDTARFPRPQIEDIELGYRLRDRGWRIRLDPSIQGTHLKRWRLWPMVRTDFRDRGLPWMRLLLERRGRTAPTLNTGRAEQLRVGLAGLAIATLTAGLLLRSPTIAVASLALWLLLAVANIETYRWFAAERGVGFALRVIPLHVAYYASNALAAAVGIVTYAVTPRATAGGRVAPETRGAAAGAEGRIAR; this is encoded by the coding sequence ATGAGCACCGGCGACGCCCGCCCGTCGCGGGACTTCTCCGTGATCGTCCCGGCACATCAGGCGGCCCTGCTGCTACCTGACACCCTCGACGCACTCAGCCGGAGCAGCCTGCCGCGTGTGCGGTGGGAACTCCTGGTCGTCGACGATGCCAGCACCGACGACACCGCGCGCGTCGCCGCCCGATGGGCCGATGCCGTCATCACGCTCGATGGGCCGCCCCGCGGCCCCGGCGGTGCACGCAATGCCGCAGCGGCCCGGGCCAGCGGCACCTGGCTGGTCTTCATCGACGCCGACGTGCGCGTGCATCCGGACACGCTGGAACGCATCGCCACCGTCGTGACCGAGGACCCGGCATTGGTCGGCGTCTTCGGAAGCTACGATGACGCGCCGGCCGAGCAAGGTCTCTTGAGCGAGTATCGCAACCTGTTGCATCGCTACGTGCACCTGCGTGGCGCGGGCGACGCGGAGACCTTCTGGGCTGGCTGTGGTGCCATTCGCCGCGATGCCTTCGAGGCCGTCGATGGCTTTGACACCGCGCGCTTCCCGCGCCCGCAGATCGAGGACATCGAACTCGGCTACCGGTTGCGTGATCGTGGCTGGCGAATCCGCCTGGACCCCTCGATTCAGGGGACCCACCTGAAACGGTGGCGGCTCTGGCCTATGGTGCGCACCGACTTCCGGGACCGGGGACTGCCGTGGATGCGGCTGTTGCTGGAGCGGCGCGGCCGCACCGCCCCCACGCTCAACACCGGGCGCGCCGAGCAACTCCGCGTCGGGCTGGCGGGGTTGGCCATCGCGACCCTCACCGCAGGTCTGCTCCTCCGGTCGCCCACCATCGCGGTGGCCAGCCTGGCACTGTGGCTGCTGCTGGCAGTTGCCAACATCGAGACGTACCGGTGGTTTGCCGCGGAGCGTGGGGTCGGATTCGCGCTCCGGGTCATTCCGCTCCACGTCGCGTACTACGCAAGCAACGCCTTGGCGGCGGCCGTCGGCATCGTGACCTACGCCGTGACGCCGCGGGCGACCGCCGGCGGACGCGTCGCACCAGAGACCCGCGGTGCCGCAGCCGGCGCCGAGGGGCGCATCGCGCGATGA
- a CDS encoding polysaccharide deacetylase family protein has translation MRAILTYHAIDGTGSVISVTPEDFAAHVSWAASGAVRVVSVEELLALPDSVNAVALTFDDALASVATEAAPRLADHGLAATVFVVSDHVGGDNRWNGDADSRVPPLPILGWDALGKLVDTGWCVGAHTRRHPRLTRCSDDQLEDELAGAAATIAERLGGAPATLAYPYGDVDLRVQRAAATHYRVASTTRHLPVTAAADPHAVPRLDAWYFRGPAPFRDWGTARFRRAIAWRHALRRARRLVA, from the coding sequence ATGCGGGCCATCCTCACCTACCACGCCATCGATGGCACCGGCTCCGTCATCTCGGTGACACCCGAGGATTTCGCGGCCCATGTGTCGTGGGCTGCCTCCGGGGCCGTGCGCGTGGTCTCGGTGGAGGAACTCCTGGCGCTCCCCGACTCGGTGAACGCGGTCGCGCTCACCTTCGACGATGCCCTGGCCTCGGTCGCCACCGAAGCGGCACCCCGACTGGCGGACCACGGCCTCGCGGCGACGGTGTTCGTCGTCAGCGATCACGTCGGCGGCGACAATCGTTGGAACGGCGACGCCGACTCGCGGGTGCCGCCGCTCCCCATCCTCGGCTGGGATGCCCTCGGCAAGCTGGTCGACACCGGCTGGTGCGTTGGGGCTCACACCAGGCGGCACCCTCGGCTGACCCGCTGCAGCGACGACCAACTTGAGGACGAGCTGGCCGGCGCCGCTGCCACGATCGCCGAACGACTGGGCGGCGCACCGGCGACGCTCGCCTATCCCTACGGCGATGTCGATCTCCGCGTCCAACGTGCGGCGGCGACCCACTATCGGGTGGCATCCACCACGCGCCATCTCCCAGTCACGGCGGCGGCCGACCCCCATGCGGTCCCGCGTCTCGACGCCTGGTACTTTCGCGGACCGGCGCCATTTCGTGATTGGGGCACCGCTCGCTTCCGGCGTGCGATCGCTTGGCGTCACGCGCTGCGCCGGGCGCGCCGGTTGGTGGCATGA